The following proteins are encoded in a genomic region of Parachlamydiales bacterium:
- a CDS encoding protease-like activity factor CPAF, whose product MRIIFQLLCFIFALSLEGSSMQSQMKLQLDILKSVFETRYALNEWKKEHFNFSLEEEVGKAKDAVDELKNPTVKQFQHIVKRLFNSFRDYHMDVFFYSTEEAELPFKVKPVHNKYLIAYIDTKKLSPDEYPLAIGDEILLWDDKPVSDFVDKIKHSYFCGGNPLTDNALASQALTHRKGMLGHEIFRGEVSITVRHYLTQKVASYLIPWENTPERITYRKGLDEQLFSKKSILPCYEGVKDFHTSFESIGGRKGFVPELGPLRWVAGKEYPFHTYLFELPDNKLGGYIRISHFRGNASDVAYFEKLIEFYEQYADALVLDVTNNPGGSPLYADALAAMLSPKPLIKPGHKLSLTHHEAAMAATTLPLLEKAQSVPEVQKIIGLTRDGYPVNMETRRFLIDYLRFVENEWNAGKWISDPFPIYGIRAIPPHSIIYTKPILVLTNCLSFSAADFLPALLQDNQRAVIFGERTAGAGGMFLTLSHINPFGIRSYHITISMGIRDNLQPIENLGVTPDVLYSLTDHDLQCQYKTYKKYVTKILDELIHGTYTPH is encoded by the coding sequence ATGCGCATCATATTTCAGCTGCTGTGCTTTATCTTCGCTTTAAGTTTGGAGGGTTCCTCCATGCAGAGCCAGATGAAGCTGCAGCTGGATATTTTAAAATCTGTATTCGAAACACGTTATGCTCTGAACGAATGGAAGAAAGAGCACTTTAACTTTAGTTTGGAGGAGGAAGTTGGGAAAGCTAAAGATGCTGTAGACGAACTGAAAAATCCTACCGTAAAGCAATTTCAGCATATCGTTAAAAGACTTTTTAATTCTTTTCGCGATTATCATATGGACGTCTTCTTCTACTCCACTGAAGAAGCGGAATTACCCTTCAAAGTCAAACCCGTCCATAACAAATATCTGATTGCCTATATAGATACAAAAAAACTTTCGCCCGATGAATATCCGTTGGCAATAGGGGACGAAATCCTACTTTGGGATGATAAACCTGTCAGTGATTTTGTCGACAAAATTAAGCATTCATACTTTTGCGGCGGCAATCCATTGACAGATAATGCCTTAGCTTCTCAGGCCCTCACTCACCGTAAAGGGATGTTAGGTCATGAAATTTTCAGAGGGGAGGTAAGTATAACAGTTAGGCATTACCTGACGCAAAAAGTTGCTTCCTATCTTATCCCTTGGGAAAACACACCTGAGAGAATCACCTATAGAAAAGGCTTAGATGAACAGCTCTTCTCAAAAAAAAGCATCTTACCTTGTTACGAGGGTGTAAAAGATTTTCATACAAGTTTTGAATCCATAGGAGGACGGAAAGGTTTTGTTCCTGAATTAGGTCCTCTACGTTGGGTAGCAGGCAAAGAATATCCCTTTCATACATATTTATTTGAATTACCCGACAATAAGCTAGGGGGGTATATTCGTATTTCCCATTTTAGGGGGAATGCTTCAGATGTGGCATATTTTGAAAAGCTGATAGAGTTTTATGAGCAGTATGCCGATGCCTTAGTTTTGGATGTAACCAACAATCCCGGTGGATCTCCTCTCTATGCAGATGCTTTAGCCGCCATGCTTTCTCCTAAGCCCTTGATTAAACCCGGTCATAAGCTTTCTCTGACACATCACGAAGCTGCAATGGCAGCGACAACCCTTCCGCTGCTAGAAAAAGCTCAATCAGTGCCGGAAGTTCAAAAAATCATAGGTCTTACACGCGACGGCTACCCTGTCAATATGGAGACGCGCCGCTTTTTGATAGACTATTTACGTTTTGTAGAAAACGAATGGAACGCAGGTAAATGGATTTCTGACCCTTTTCCGATCTATGGCATCCGGGCTATTCCTCCTCATTCCATAATTTATACAAAGCCTATCCTTGTACTTACTAACTGCCTTTCTTTTTCAGCCGCAGATTTTTTACCCGCCCTATTACAAGATAATCAGCGTGCTGTCATTTTCGGAGAGAGGACTGCCGGGGCGGGCGGTATGTTCCTAACCTTGTCTCATATCAATCCCTTTGGAATCCGCAGTTATCATATTACTATTTCAATGGGGATAAGAGATAATTTACAACCTATTGAAAATTTGGGTGTTACGCCGGATGTATTATATTCCTTGACGGATCATGACCTGCAATGCCAGTATAAAACTTACAAAAAATATGTGACAAAAATACTGGATGAATTGATTCATGGAACATATACCCCTCATTGA
- a CDS encoding Tex family protein — protein sequence MIKQIAAELSLPEASVKAVLNLFGEGNTVPFIARYRKEATGNLDEVAIRAIQDRDAYLKDFYERREVIIQSIESQGKLTDQIKAGLLKCTTKQELEDIYLPYKPKRRTRAMIAREKGLEPLAAFIIAQTVGVDMLQTAESFIDSAKGVENSQDALAGARDIVAENFAEIAAIRSQIRSIFFEKGIVTSKVLSGKETEGAKFQQYFEFNEPLSKIPSHRYLAIRRGEAEDVLLMQIDVPEAEILEYLKHYAGLKKASPFAEQLELALRDSLKRLLLPSLETDVRVQKKMEADQEAVKVFSDNLGQLLMAAPLGEKTVVGIDPGLRTGCKCASVNAAGKFLETMTFYLHNPDETKLKAFLNKHKPFAIAIGNGTASRETETFILEVIKNCSFETIIVMVSEAGASVYSASDIARQEFPDLDLTIRGAISIARRLQDPLAELVKVDPKSIGVGQYQHDVHQPLLQQKLTEVVESCVNNVGVELNTASAPLLSYVAGIGPSLAEKIVRHRESEGVFRSRNQLLKVGGFGPKTFLQAAGFLRLHQGENPLDASAVHPERYPLVEKMAQDIGVQTVSLIGNQGLIAKIDIKKYVQGDVGEPTLRDILDELRKPGRDPRAVFEPPKFRQDVRTIDDVTPGMQLEGVITNVTAFGAFVDIGVHQDGLLHISELADHYVKDPSQEVSVGQKVTVKVLEVDKGRKRISLTRKTGVAVIKSQKAPAQASPKKPSHNPFANL from the coding sequence ATGATAAAACAAATAGCAGCAGAACTTTCTTTGCCGGAAGCATCAGTAAAAGCCGTGCTAAATCTTTTTGGAGAAGGGAATACTGTACCCTTCATTGCAAGATACCGTAAAGAGGCGACAGGAAATTTGGACGAAGTTGCTATCAGAGCGATTCAAGACAGAGATGCCTATTTAAAAGATTTTTATGAACGAAGAGAAGTGATAATTCAATCTATTGAATCCCAGGGGAAATTAACAGATCAGATTAAAGCGGGTCTGTTGAAGTGCACAACTAAACAAGAATTAGAAGATATCTATCTACCCTATAAACCGAAAAGAAGAACACGCGCTATGATCGCAAGGGAAAAGGGCTTAGAACCCTTAGCTGCTTTCATTATAGCTCAGACTGTGGGGGTAGATATGTTACAGACAGCGGAGAGTTTTATTGATAGCGCTAAAGGCGTAGAAAATTCTCAAGATGCCCTAGCAGGAGCGCGTGATATTGTGGCAGAAAACTTTGCGGAGATCGCAGCAATTCGCAGCCAAATACGTTCCATCTTTTTTGAAAAAGGGATTGTGACATCTAAAGTACTTAGCGGGAAAGAGACCGAAGGCGCTAAGTTCCAGCAGTATTTTGAGTTTAACGAACCTTTAAGTAAAATTCCTTCTCACCGTTATCTAGCCATTAGGAGAGGAGAAGCTGAAGATGTCTTGTTGATGCAAATTGACGTTCCCGAAGCAGAAATCCTTGAGTATTTAAAACATTATGCAGGGCTTAAAAAAGCATCTCCCTTTGCAGAGCAGCTAGAGCTCGCCTTACGCGATTCCTTAAAAAGGCTCCTACTGCCTAGCCTAGAAACGGATGTACGGGTGCAAAAAAAGATGGAAGCTGATCAAGAGGCTGTAAAAGTATTTTCCGACAATCTGGGCCAACTTTTGATGGCGGCTCCCTTAGGGGAAAAAACAGTTGTTGGGATTGATCCGGGTTTAAGGACAGGCTGCAAATGTGCCAGTGTGAATGCTGCCGGAAAATTCTTAGAGACAATGACCTTCTACTTGCATAATCCCGATGAAACAAAATTAAAAGCCTTCTTAAATAAGCACAAACCTTTTGCTATTGCAATCGGTAACGGAACAGCCTCCCGCGAAACCGAAACTTTCATTCTGGAAGTCATAAAGAACTGTTCATTTGAGACTATTATTGTCATGGTCAGTGAAGCCGGTGCGAGTGTGTATAGCGCCTCTGATATTGCACGCCAGGAGTTTCCAGATCTTGATTTGACGATACGCGGCGCAATCTCCATAGCACGTAGATTGCAAGATCCATTGGCAGAACTGGTAAAAGTAGATCCCAAATCCATTGGGGTAGGCCAGTATCAACACGATGTACACCAGCCGCTTTTACAACAGAAATTGACAGAAGTTGTAGAGTCTTGTGTAAATAATGTCGGTGTGGAGCTGAATACAGCAAGTGCGCCATTACTCTCCTATGTGGCAGGAATTGGACCTTCCTTAGCTGAAAAAATAGTGCGTCATCGCGAATCGGAAGGCGTCTTTAGATCACGCAACCAGCTATTGAAAGTGGGTGGTTTCGGTCCTAAAACCTTTCTGCAAGCAGCAGGCTTTCTAAGATTGCATCAAGGTGAGAATCCGCTAGACGCTTCAGCTGTCCACCCTGAAAGATATCCGTTGGTTGAAAAAATGGCCCAAGATATAGGTGTTCAAACTGTCAGTTTAATAGGTAATCAGGGCCTTATTGCAAAAATCGACATCAAAAAATATGTACAAGGAGATGTGGGAGAGCCCACATTGAGGGATATCTTAGACGAATTACGCAAGCCCGGCCGTGATCCGAGAGCAGTCTTCGAACCGCCTAAATTCCGTCAGGATGTCAGAACTATAGACGATGTAACACCCGGAATGCAGCTTGAGGGAGTCATAACTAATGTTACAGCATTCGGGGCTTTTGTCGATATTGGGGTACATCAAGATGGGCTGTTGCATATCTCGGAGCTTGCGGACCATTATGTTAAAGACCCATCCCAAGAGGTTTCAGTAGGGCAAAAAGTGACCGTCAAAGTGTTAGAGGTGGATAAAGGGAGAAAACGCATCTCTCTAACACGCAAAACAGGTGTAGCGGTCATTAAAAGCCAAAAGGCCCCTGCTCAGGCTTCACCCAAAAAACCGTCCCATAATCCTTTTGCAAATCTCTGA
- a CDS encoding dienelactone hydrolase family protein, producing MLEETLTYYVRDTACKGFLAYDNTIEEQRPGIIIAPAWRGLDDFAKGKARELARLGYAVLAADIYGNGTKAHNDEEAAKLMTPLFLDRKLLQERIQGAYRALLQCPACSEDIGAIGFCFGGLTVIELLRSGTPVKGVVSFHGVLGNTFYGETAHTVPIASKIIGSILLLHGHDDPLVSKDDITSLQNELTSAKVDWQMHIYGNTSHAFTNPNANDTAHGLVYNQKAALRSWKSMQNFFKEVFP from the coding sequence ATGCTGGAAGAAACACTTACGTATTATGTAAGAGATACCGCCTGTAAAGGTTTTTTAGCTTACGATAATACCATCGAGGAGCAAAGACCTGGTATTATCATTGCTCCGGCTTGGCGCGGCTTGGATGATTTCGCAAAGGGCAAAGCACGTGAACTTGCACGTTTAGGCTACGCCGTCTTAGCTGCTGATATCTATGGAAACGGTACAAAAGCGCACAACGATGAAGAAGCGGCCAAGCTCATGACCCCTCTTTTCCTCGATAGAAAATTACTTCAAGAAAGGATTCAAGGAGCCTACCGCGCCCTTTTACAATGCCCTGCATGCAGCGAGGATATTGGCGCCATAGGCTTTTGCTTCGGTGGGCTTACTGTGATCGAGCTTCTTAGATCCGGTACACCCGTTAAAGGTGTTGTCAGTTTTCATGGAGTACTCGGAAACACTTTCTACGGTGAAACTGCACATACAGTTCCCATAGCATCCAAAATAATAGGATCCATACTTCTCCTACACGGACATGACGATCCTCTTGTTTCTAAGGATGATATTACCTCTCTACAAAATGAGTTAACTTCAGCAAAGGTCGACTGGCAAATGCATATTTATGGAAACACTTCGCACGCATTTACAAACCCAAATGCTAATGACACCGCTCACGGGCTTGTATATAATCAGAAGGCTGCACTACGATCTTGGAAATCGATGCAGAATTTTTTTAAAGAAGTCTTCCCATAA
- a CDS encoding TMEM14 family protein, with product MNSLKPLVILLYTVLLFVGGIIGFAKTGSYISIITATSFTLLLLLSLWAARSGYRWGMPLTWTCLLLLTAFFGYRFSLTGAFMPAGLMLILGAVTIGFLFYKGNNPLLKDT from the coding sequence ATGAACTCACTCAAACCTCTTGTTATACTTTTATACACTGTACTACTTTTTGTCGGCGGAATTATAGGTTTTGCTAAAACAGGAAGTTACATTTCCATTATTACTGCCACAAGCTTCACTCTACTATTATTGCTTTCTCTATGGGCAGCGCGTTCAGGTTATCGTTGGGGCATGCCGTTAACATGGACGTGCCTTTTATTATTGACAGCTTTTTTCGGATACCGTTTCTCCCTGACCGGTGCTTTTATGCCGGCCGGACTGATGCTTATCCTGGGTGCTGTTACCATAGGCTTTTTGTTTTATAAAGGTAATAATCCACTATTAAAAGATACGTAA
- a CDS encoding protein kinase, producing the protein MAAVDTVTSSEPYLLRGTIQHPPIKKKPLTYEVLLENPLQGPFNSFQLKVSCYLDKFSKKGLFSKTEDLSRVPITFLDTKSNKEKTAYLQKKETEFNPPLLAELKLSNPDPNKELTLPPTEHYFNRKVKNSKTVGGIPSEEIDRLLPILNTLRTALPSSNRVHIYDLTFKYRKMQLCIDSRPDGLDPFIILKTIGDGTSKVVYEGIDLRSKKIVAYSFTDLRDEYSEEGVLVHDRYVPAVLEQDVIRKISQVGRHPNFIRYYQIGSLYVRSPNSKIDVPTMIAMMNIQDQGDLFNNLMNKKVVFTPKEFVKILIDAFKGIAFLHAQGLVHKDIKLENLFLHRSKKGVLKLKIGDFGFTGLEGKICGSASYIGPEIVYEISGFREIANAKKERPLISYDPQKLYTPASDVYALSVVLYGLSTRMFPLLSQSMNWMTKSNLKTDKYLDTLQYIVNYTKNNPQQLSVEIPDPYACTISQELKLMPTPVRLKFSAMKIAPPLQLSLKAPKLNDIYISASKAEPAERMSAIEIAKCLHDYRKNIYSEITTLRAQIVEIKNTYFKSMHLY; encoded by the coding sequence ATGGCTGCTGTAGATACGGTAACGTCAAGCGAGCCCTATCTTTTAAGAGGTACCATTCAGCACCCTCCTATCAAGAAAAAGCCTTTAACATATGAAGTCCTCTTAGAAAACCCTCTTCAAGGTCCTTTTAATTCCTTTCAACTAAAAGTCTCCTGCTATTTGGATAAATTTAGTAAAAAAGGGTTGTTCTCAAAGACGGAAGACCTTTCGAGAGTCCCTATAACATTTCTGGATACCAAATCTAACAAAGAAAAAACGGCCTACCTTCAAAAAAAAGAGACTGAATTTAACCCGCCTTTACTCGCTGAATTGAAACTATCCAACCCCGATCCGAACAAAGAACTAACTCTCCCCCCTACCGAACACTATTTCAATCGCAAAGTTAAGAATAGTAAAACTGTAGGGGGAATACCCTCAGAAGAAATAGATAGATTACTCCCAATTCTTAATACCCTTCGCACGGCATTACCATCCAGCAATAGGGTTCACATCTATGATTTAACGTTTAAATATAGGAAGATGCAATTATGCATCGATAGCAGACCTGATGGATTGGACCCCTTTATCATATTAAAAACAATCGGTGATGGCACCTCAAAAGTTGTTTATGAAGGAATAGACCTGCGCTCAAAAAAGATCGTAGCCTATTCTTTCACAGACCTTCGTGATGAATATTCTGAAGAAGGTGTCTTGGTCCATGATAGATACGTACCGGCTGTGCTGGAACAGGACGTCATCCGCAAAATATCCCAAGTCGGAAGGCATCCTAATTTTATCCGTTACTATCAAATTGGTTCTCTGTATGTGAGATCCCCTAACAGCAAAATAGATGTGCCCACAATGATCGCCATGATGAATATTCAAGACCAAGGCGACCTCTTCAATAACCTGATGAATAAAAAGGTTGTATTTACCCCAAAGGAGTTTGTTAAAATCTTGATTGATGCCTTCAAAGGCATTGCCTTCCTGCATGCACAGGGACTAGTACATAAAGACATAAAATTAGAAAATTTATTCCTGCATAGGTCAAAAAAGGGCGTGCTTAAGTTAAAAATTGGTGATTTTGGCTTTACAGGCCTCGAAGGGAAAATCTGCGGTTCTGCTTCCTACATTGGTCCTGAAATCGTTTATGAAATCAGTGGTTTCCGTGAAATAGCCAATGCAAAAAAAGAACGCCCTCTTATATCTTACGATCCACAAAAACTCTATACACCTGCATCCGATGTTTATGCTTTAAGCGTAGTTCTTTATGGACTTTCTACAAGAATGTTCCCTCTTTTAAGCCAGTCTATGAACTGGATGACTAAATCAAACTTAAAAACGGACAAGTATTTGGATACGCTCCAATACATTGTAAACTATACTAAAAACAATCCTCAACAGCTATCGGTCGAGATTCCCGATCCCTATGCATGTACAATTTCTCAAGAGCTAAAGCTTATGCCCACGCCCGTACGATTAAAATTCTCAGCCATGAAAATTGCTCCTCCCCTGCAGTTATCTCTTAAAGCCCCCAAATTAAATGACATCTATATCAGCGCTTCAAAAGCAGAACCCGCAGAACGAATGTCAGCTATTGAGATAGCGAAATGCTTGCATGACTACAGAAAAAATATCTATAGTGAAATTACGACACTGAGAGCACAAATAGTTGAAATAAAAAATACCTACTTTAAATCCATGCACCTCTATTAA
- a CDS encoding DUF2878 domain-containing protein, whose amino-acid sequence MEQLKLLKAKLPMRQYLSTILSWLLNSGLFYLGWVLTIKFILQDKYWQGPVINLAIILLHIARVPNRMFETVLILSLAMLGSVVDTALAYFNIIQYEGQYLCCTWFAPAWITSLWALFATSINHSLVWVGKTVWMSILVGSIGGTVSYLTAIKVGAAYFLVPEWQGIMILAIVWAIAMPLCFVINDLLKKWFNVKEIPV is encoded by the coding sequence ATGGAACAGTTAAAACTGCTCAAAGCTAAGTTGCCTATGCGACAATATCTATCCACTATCTTAAGCTGGCTGCTTAACAGCGGTTTATTTTACTTAGGATGGGTTCTGACGATAAAGTTCATTCTTCAAGATAAGTATTGGCAAGGTCCGGTCATTAACCTTGCCATTATACTATTGCATATCGCACGCGTTCCAAACAGGATGTTTGAAACCGTATTAATTCTCAGTTTAGCAATGCTAGGTTCTGTTGTGGACACTGCCTTAGCATACTTCAATATCATTCAATACGAAGGTCAGTATTTATGCTGCACCTGGTTTGCACCGGCATGGATTACATCCTTGTGGGCTCTCTTTGCTACTTCGATCAATCACTCATTAGTATGGGTCGGGAAGACAGTATGGATGTCTATTTTGGTGGGATCAATAGGAGGCACAGTATCCTATTTAACTGCTATTAAAGTAGGCGCTGCATATTTTTTAGTCCCGGAATGGCAGGGAATAATGATCTTAGCGATTGTTTGGGCAATAGCAATGCCGTTATGCTTTGTCATAAATGACTTGTTGAAAAAATGGTTTAACGTCAAAGAAATCCCTGTCTGA
- a CDS encoding DUF2937 family protein encodes MIIRFVIGILDRLFAVAGVIIFTQIPVFYQQYVQRLSGHLSELELQVSVLRKTASRSGKTLEAYITKFIRDPDADFNAQGQFMDNMVNRLVDLKQSFTAMVEAPIWSHPLYLFRYADSDIAWTTFGSFEPGLSFSIESLGYAFVGLIFGLGVFKLIRWAFLSILRFGRNKYGTVKTAQS; translated from the coding sequence TTGATTATCCGTTTCGTTATTGGAATTTTAGATAGGTTATTTGCCGTAGCGGGTGTTATTATATTCACTCAAATACCCGTTTTCTATCAACAATATGTTCAACGTCTTTCCGGACATCTTTCAGAGTTAGAGCTGCAAGTCTCTGTCCTTAGGAAGACTGCCTCACGTTCGGGGAAAACTCTTGAAGCATATATTACGAAGTTTATACGCGATCCTGATGCAGACTTCAACGCTCAGGGGCAATTTATGGATAATATGGTCAATAGGCTTGTTGATTTGAAACAATCCTTTACGGCTATGGTTGAAGCCCCTATATGGTCGCATCCGTTATACCTGTTTCGTTATGCAGATTCAGATATAGCATGGACGACATTTGGTTCATTTGAACCAGGACTGTCTTTTTCAATTGAAAGCTTAGGATATGCTTTTGTAGGCCTCATTTTTGGTTTAGGCGTTTTCAAGCTAATTCGCTGGGCATTCCTAAGTATATTACGCTTTGGAAGAAATAAGTATGGAACAGTTAAAACTGCTCAAAGCTAA